A portion of the Trueperaceae bacterium genome contains these proteins:
- a CDS encoding glucose-6-phosphate isomerase, with amino-acid sequence MLTLDLRNLEEDRVGAAHGVDVARETAALGPRLDAAADALLARADDDAAMLGWIAAPGDRAPLDAARAFVDARRGAYDDVVVLGIGGSALGARAVQNALRPPIAPPAADGPRVHVLDNVDGDEIAAYLAALRPERTLVNVISKSGTTAETMAGYLAFEAWLRSGVGDAWREHVVVTTDPERGILGPRAAAYDLPRFDVPPSVGGRFSVLTPVGLLPAAWMGVDVAALLRGAAGVLDDVRAPTEASVAKRLAAAHVWAARRGKTQTVWMPYASGLRRTSDWFVQLWAESLGKAHTRDGARVHAGTTPLPAVGATDQHAQVQLFAEGPNDKLTTFVVLDDDRLGARVPDAPEGLEPLGYLGGRRFHEVLNAEAAATAHALAVRGRPSLTLRLPHLDAETFGALLQTTMWQTALVGEIWNVDAFDQPGVELGKRYTYALMGRDGFDAERAALREAGVEAS; translated from the coding sequence GACCGCGGCCCTCGGCCCTCGGCTCGACGCCGCCGCCGACGCCCTCCTCGCCCGCGCCGACGACGACGCCGCGATGCTCGGTTGGATCGCCGCCCCCGGCGACCGCGCGCCCCTCGACGCCGCACGCGCCTTCGTCGACGCCCGCCGGGGCGCGTACGACGACGTCGTCGTGCTCGGCATCGGCGGGTCGGCGTTGGGGGCGCGCGCGGTGCAGAACGCCCTCCGTCCCCCGATCGCGCCGCCCGCTGCGGACGGCCCCCGCGTGCACGTCCTCGACAACGTCGACGGCGACGAGATCGCGGCGTACCTCGCGGCGCTCCGTCCCGAACGGACCCTCGTCAACGTCATCAGCAAGTCGGGGACGACGGCGGAGACGATGGCCGGCTACCTGGCGTTCGAGGCGTGGTTGCGAAGCGGCGTGGGGGACGCCTGGCGCGAGCACGTCGTCGTCACGACCGACCCCGAACGCGGCATCCTCGGGCCGCGCGCCGCCGCCTACGACCTCCCGCGGTTCGACGTGCCCCCCTCCGTCGGGGGGCGCTTCAGCGTCCTGACGCCCGTCGGGCTCCTCCCGGCCGCCTGGATGGGGGTCGACGTCGCCGCCCTCCTGCGCGGGGCGGCGGGCGTCCTCGACGACGTGCGCGCCCCGACCGAGGCCAGCGTCGCGAAGCGGCTCGCCGCCGCCCACGTGTGGGCCGCGCGCCGCGGCAAGACCCAGACGGTGTGGATGCCGTACGCCAGCGGCTTGCGGCGCACGTCGGACTGGTTCGTGCAGTTGTGGGCGGAATCGCTCGGCAAGGCCCACACCCGCGACGGCGCCCGCGTCCACGCCGGCACGACCCCCCTCCCCGCGGTCGGCGCCACCGACCAGCACGCCCAAGTGCAACTCTTCGCGGAGGGCCCCAACGACAAACTCACGACCTTCGTCGTCCTCGACGACGACCGCCTGGGGGCGCGGGTGCCCGACGCGCCCGAGGGGCTCGAGCCGCTCGGGTACCTGGGCGGCCGCCGCTTCCACGAGGTCCTCAACGCCGAGGCGGCGGCCACCGCGCACGCGCTGGCGGTGCGGGGTCGACCGTCGCTCACGCTTCGCCTCCCGCACCTCGACGCGGAGACGTTCGGGGCGCTCCTGCAGACCACGATGTGGCAGACGGCGCTCGTGGGGGAGATCTGGAACGTCGACGCCTTCGACCAGCCCGGCGTCGAGCTCGGCAAGCGCTACACGTACGCCCTGATGGGGCGCGACGGGTTCGACGCCGAACGCGCCGCCCTGCGCGAAGCGGGGGTGGAGGCGTCGTGA
- a CDS encoding 4-hydroxybenzoate octaprenyltransferase — protein sequence MSDAAVRRDPRTWLAFVKFEHTLFALPFAYTGMVLAAGGWPGAGTFALVTLAMVGARTAAMAINRVVDAEIDARNPRTAAREIPAGRLTRRDGLAVAALGVVAFTAAGLALNPLTAALLPVAVAFLVAYPYTKRVTWACHLWLGVTIGAAAAGGVIAVTGAFDAGAVALWIGVGAWIAGFDVIYGLLDRDVDLREGIRSIPVRFGPDRALDVAAALHAVALAAFVTLAFVTPLGTPYLVAVLGLVAPLLGVQQGLVRRRGAAAALQAFNANLWVSGLVLAAVVFDVAVAAGAAW from the coding sequence GTGAGCGACGCCGCCGTCCGGCGCGACCCGCGCACCTGGCTGGCGTTCGTGAAGTTCGAGCACACGCTCTTCGCGCTTCCGTTCGCGTACACCGGCATGGTGCTCGCCGCCGGCGGGTGGCCGGGCGCCGGCACCTTCGCGCTCGTGACCCTCGCGATGGTCGGCGCGCGGACCGCCGCGATGGCGATCAACCGCGTGGTCGACGCCGAGATCGACGCCCGCAACCCGCGGACCGCGGCGCGGGAGATCCCCGCCGGGCGGCTCACGCGCCGCGACGGCCTGGCGGTCGCGGCGCTCGGGGTCGTGGCGTTCACCGCCGCCGGCCTGGCGCTCAACCCCCTCACGGCGGCGTTGCTGCCCGTCGCCGTGGCGTTCCTCGTGGCGTACCCGTACACGAAGCGCGTCACGTGGGCCTGCCACCTGTGGTTGGGCGTCACGATCGGCGCCGCCGCCGCCGGCGGCGTCATCGCCGTCACCGGCGCGTTCGACGCCGGCGCGGTGGCGTTGTGGATCGGCGTGGGCGCCTGGATCGCCGGGTTCGACGTCATCTACGGCCTCCTCGACCGCGACGTCGACCTGCGCGAGGGGATCCGCAGCATCCCGGTCCGCTTCGGGCCCGACCGCGCCCTCGACGTCGCCGCCGCGCTGCACGCCGTCGCCCTCGCCGCGTTCGTCACGCTCGCGTTCGTGACGCCGCTCGGGACGCCGTACCTCGTCGCCGTCCTCGGCCTCGTCGCCCCCCTCCTCGGGGTGCAGCAGGGGCTCGTGCGCCGGCGCGGCGCCGCCGCCGCCCTCCAGGCGTTCAACGCCAACCTGTGGGTGTCGGGCCTGGTCCTGGCCGCCGTCGTGTTCGACGTGGCGGTGGCGGCGGGAGCCGCCTGGTAG